The following are from one region of the Actinopolyspora halophila DSM 43834 genome:
- the nadD gene encoding nicotinate-nucleotide adenylyltransferase produces the protein MSRPRRIGVMGGTFDPIHHGHLVAASEVQAQFGLEQVLFVPTGQPWQKGHEDVSSAEDRYLMTVIATASNPRFSVSRVDIERGGPTYTIDTLSDLQRQYPDAQLYFITGADALEQILSWHRVEDLFDLAHFIGVTRPGYALDDEHLPKGSVTLVEIPAMSISSTGCRQRVSGGMPVWYLVPDGIVQYISKRGLYRTFGQSPAPEWGPNPSGA, from the coding sequence ATGTCGCGACCCCGCCGAATCGGCGTCATGGGGGGTACCTTCGACCCCATCCACCACGGCCATCTCGTCGCAGCGAGCGAGGTGCAGGCCCAGTTCGGCCTGGAGCAGGTGCTCTTCGTCCCGACGGGACAGCCCTGGCAGAAGGGCCACGAGGACGTCAGCTCGGCCGAGGACCGGTACCTGATGACGGTGATCGCCACGGCCTCGAACCCGCGGTTCTCGGTCAGCAGGGTGGACATAGAGCGTGGTGGTCCGACCTACACCATAGACACCCTGTCCGATCTGCAGCGCCAGTACCCGGACGCGCAGCTGTACTTCATCACCGGTGCGGACGCGCTGGAGCAGATACTCTCCTGGCACCGGGTCGAGGACCTGTTCGACCTGGCCCACTTCATCGGGGTCACGCGTCCGGGCTACGCGCTCGACGACGAGCACCTGCCGAAGGGTTCGGTCACGCTGGTCGAGATACCGGCCATGTCCATTTCCTCCACCGGCTGCCGTCAGCGCGTCTCCGGCGGGATGCCCGTCTGGTACCTCGTCCCCGACGGGATCGTGCAGTACATCAGCAAGCGCGGGCTGTACCGCACGTTCGGGCAATCACCAGCACCGGAGTGGGGACCGAACCCGAGCGGCGCGTGA
- a CDS encoding ferredoxin, producing MSWRVEVDGATCIGSGMCSAIAEGYFELVDGVSQPVRTEVDPTDDVVDAAESCPVEAVIVRDADSGRKLAPEY from the coding sequence ATGAGCTGGCGGGTCGAAGTCGACGGTGCGACGTGCATCGGATCGGGCATGTGCTCCGCGATAGCGGAAGGGTATTTCGAACTGGTGGACGGGGTCTCCCAGCCGGTGCGCACCGAGGTCGATCCGACGGACGACGTCGTCGACGCGGCGGAGTCCTGTCCCGTGGAGGCGGTCATCGTGCGGGACGCGGACTCGGGGCGGAAGTTGGCCCCCGAGTACTGA
- a CDS encoding glutamate-5-semialdehyde dehydrogenase: MSIDTDSGGGPVAVAESPDTGQDLRERVREDARRARRAAAEIGLATRNTKDALLHALADALLDRRDEILAANARDVEAARASGTEASLVDRLTLSPERVRGMAEGLRTVAGIPDPVGEVVRGSVLGNGLRLQQVRVPFGVVGMVYEGRPNVTVDAAGLALKSGNAVLLRGSASAERSNAALVSVLTDVLREHGLPADAVRLLPCHDRASVHHLVTARGLVDVVIPRGGAGLISAVVEQATVPAIETGVGNCHVYVDAAADRGTALDILLNSKTRRYSVCNSAENLLVHRDIAESFVPEAVEALRAEGVTVHADERFLSLAGGSEGVVPATGEDWDTEYLSADIAASVVDSLPDAVEHIAAHGSGHTEAIVTDDLRSSQQFTARVDAAAVVVNASTAFTDGGEFGMGAEIGISTQKLHARGPMALPELTTTKWLVHGEGQVRPAN; the protein is encoded by the coding sequence GTGAGCATCGACACCGATTCCGGCGGTGGGCCGGTCGCCGTGGCGGAGAGTCCCGATACGGGACAGGACCTGCGTGAGCGCGTGCGCGAGGACGCGCGCCGGGCGCGCCGCGCCGCGGCCGAGATCGGGCTGGCCACGCGGAACACCAAGGACGCCCTGCTGCACGCCCTGGCGGATGCCCTGCTGGATCGTCGTGACGAGATTCTCGCCGCCAATGCCCGCGACGTCGAGGCGGCCCGGGCATCCGGCACGGAAGCGAGCCTGGTCGACAGGCTGACCCTGTCCCCCGAACGAGTGCGGGGGATGGCCGAAGGGCTGCGTACCGTCGCCGGGATTCCCGATCCGGTGGGGGAGGTCGTTCGCGGCAGCGTGCTCGGCAACGGGCTGCGGCTCCAGCAGGTGCGGGTGCCGTTCGGGGTGGTCGGCATGGTCTACGAGGGGCGCCCCAACGTCACCGTGGACGCGGCCGGGCTGGCGCTGAAGTCGGGCAACGCCGTGCTGCTGCGCGGTTCGGCCTCGGCCGAGCGTTCCAACGCCGCGCTGGTGTCCGTGCTGACCGACGTGCTGCGCGAGCACGGGTTGCCCGCGGACGCGGTGCGCCTGCTGCCCTGCCACGACAGGGCCTCGGTGCACCACCTGGTCACCGCGCGCGGTCTGGTGGACGTGGTGATCCCCCGGGGCGGCGCCGGGCTGATCTCGGCGGTCGTGGAACAGGCCACCGTGCCCGCGATCGAGACCGGGGTGGGCAACTGCCACGTCTACGTCGACGCGGCCGCCGACCGGGGGACCGCGCTGGACATCCTGCTCAACTCCAAGACGCGGCGCTACAGCGTGTGCAACTCGGCCGAGAACCTGCTGGTGCACCGCGACATCGCCGAGTCCTTCGTCCCCGAGGCCGTCGAGGCGCTGCGCGCGGAAGGCGTGACGGTGCACGCCGACGAGCGCTTCCTGTCGCTGGCCGGGGGAAGCGAGGGCGTGGTCCCCGCGACCGGGGAGGACTGGGACACCGAGTACCTCTCGGCCGACATCGCGGCCTCCGTCGTGGATTCCCTGCCGGACGCCGTCGAGCACATCGCCGCACACGGTTCCGGGCACACCGAGGCGATCGTCACCGACGACCTGCGTTCCTCCCAGCAGTTCACCGCGCGGGTCGACGCGGCGGCCGTGGTGGTCAACGCCTCCACCGCGTTCACCGACGGCGGTGAGTTCGGCATGGGAGCCGAGATCGGCATCTCCACGCAGAAGCTGCACGCGCGTGGGCCCATGGCCCTTCCCGAACTGACGACGACCAAGTGGTTGGTCCACGGGGAGGGACAGGTCCGGCCCGCCAACTGA
- a CDS encoding RICIN domain-containing protein encodes MTLRPASGAQSRAARPPHIPDGAEGPFFIASSYNDFCLDADLNTIGENGTKVQLWTCTDGNTNQWWWSETTDNGYRRFINHYSGQHLDANLNNIGQNGSEVHLWEPLAGVKNQQWKLEESSGGSFRISSVHSGQYLDANLNNIGQNGSEVHLWESLAGVKNQMWY; translated from the coding sequence TTGACATTACGTCCGGCTTCCGGAGCGCAATCGCGGGCGGCAAGACCACCCCACATCCCGGATGGAGCCGAAGGGCCCTTCTTCATCGCCAGTTCCTACAACGACTTCTGCCTGGACGCGGATCTCAACACGATCGGTGAGAACGGAACGAAAGTCCAGCTGTGGACCTGCACGGACGGAAACACCAACCAGTGGTGGTGGTCGGAAACCACCGACAACGGGTATCGCCGATTCATCAACCACTACAGCGGCCAGCATCTGGACGCGAACCTCAACAACATCGGCCAGAACGGCAGCGAAGTACACCTGTGGGAGCCCCTCGCCGGCGTCAAGAATCAGCAGTGGAAACTCGAGGAGTCCTCCGGAGGGAGTTTTCGGATCAGCAGCGTGCACAGCGGCCAGTACCTGGACGCGAACCTCAACAACATCGGCCAGAACGGCAGCGAAGTACACCTGTGGGAATCTCTCGCCGGTGTCAAAAACCAAATGTGGTACTGA
- a CDS encoding cytochrome P450, with translation MTTIDPTPRTYPFSAPDRLRLDPFYAELRKQEPVSRVRLPYGETAWLATRYSDVRTVFADPRFSRAESAERDEPRTRPTQQRTGILTMDPPEHTRLRKLVAKAFTARRVEQLRPRAQRIADDLVGRMRRKGAPLDLVEEFALPLPITVICELLGVPYEDREDFRVWSDAFLSTSKLSEQQVEDYVAQMRAYMAGLVEQRRARPEDDLLSGLIQARDEQDKLSETELLDLAVGLLVAGHETTATQIPNFVYVLLTHPAELEWLRNSPERIPEAVEELMRFVPLGVNAAFPRYALEDVELGGVLIRAGEPVLASLASANRDEEVFERPEELNLARESNAHIGFGHGPHHCLGAQLARMELQVALGTLLGEFADLRLGVSEQDVSWKTGMLVRGPQRLPVAWGAD, from the coding sequence ATGACCACGATCGACCCGACGCCGCGAACCTATCCGTTCAGTGCCCCCGACCGACTGCGGTTGGACCCGTTCTACGCGGAGCTGCGCAAGCAGGAACCGGTGTCGAGGGTGCGTCTTCCCTACGGGGAGACCGCGTGGCTGGCCACGCGGTACTCCGATGTGCGAACCGTCTTCGCCGATCCGCGTTTCAGTCGCGCCGAATCGGCCGAGCGGGACGAACCGAGAACGCGACCGACACAGCAGCGCACGGGGATCCTGACGATGGACCCTCCCGAGCACACCAGGCTGCGCAAGCTGGTCGCCAAGGCGTTCACCGCGCGGAGGGTGGAGCAGCTGCGGCCGCGCGCCCAGCGGATAGCCGACGACCTCGTCGGCCGGATGCGCCGGAAGGGAGCCCCGCTGGACCTGGTCGAGGAGTTCGCCCTCCCGCTTCCGATCACCGTGATCTGCGAACTGCTCGGGGTGCCCTACGAGGACAGGGAGGACTTCCGGGTCTGGTCCGATGCGTTCCTGTCCACGAGCAAGCTCTCCGAACAGCAGGTCGAGGACTACGTCGCGCAGATGAGGGCCTACATGGCCGGGTTGGTCGAACAACGCCGTGCCCGCCCCGAGGACGATCTGTTGAGCGGACTCATCCAGGCGCGTGACGAACAGGACAAACTCTCCGAGACGGAGCTGCTGGACCTGGCAGTCGGCCTGCTGGTCGCGGGCCACGAGACCACGGCCACCCAGATCCCCAACTTCGTCTACGTGCTGCTGACCCATCCTGCCGAGCTCGAGTGGCTGCGGAACTCCCCGGAGCGGATTCCCGAGGCCGTCGAGGAACTCATGCGCTTCGTTCCGCTCGGCGTCAACGCGGCGTTCCCCAGGTACGCCCTGGAGGACGTGGAGCTGGGTGGTGTGCTGATCCGCGCGGGTGAGCCGGTGCTGGCCAGTCTGGCCTCGGCCAACCGCGACGAGGAGGTCTTCGAGCGGCCGGAGGAGCTGAACCTGGCGCGCGAGTCCAACGCGCACATCGGTTTCGGCCACGGCCCGCACCACTGCCTGGGAGCCCAGCTGGCGCGGATGGAGCTGCAGGTGGCGCTCGGTACTCTGCTGGGCGAGTTCGCGGACCTGCGTCTCGGGGTGTCCGAGCAGGACGTGTCGTGGAAGACCGGGATGCTGGTGCGCGGGCCCCAACGTCTTCCGGTCGCCTGGGGAGCGGACTGA
- a CDS encoding TetR/AcrR family transcriptional regulator, whose amino-acid sequence MLYRRCSRLLGSVSGGGLCADRQPRRRRDPAATRTALLRAAAELFAERGFDQTTVRDVAARAEVNQALLFRYFGSKQELFAEVLSHNSEALLDSVATPELPRRILENVLADRAGSGAEHTIVTMLRSLSDERAARVLRDELGGSYVERLARLSDAADADLRADLVLAWLFGIGMMRSVLGKDPLAEASDEVVVGHVTRAVSFLLEKSASSEEED is encoded by the coding sequence ATGCTCTACCGTCGGTGCTCCAGGCTCCTCGGCTCGGTCTCGGGAGGCGGTTTGTGCGCGGACCGGCAGCCACGGCGCAGACGTGATCCTGCCGCGACCAGAACGGCGTTGCTGCGGGCGGCTGCCGAACTGTTCGCCGAACGTGGGTTCGACCAGACCACGGTCCGGGACGTCGCCGCCCGTGCCGAGGTGAACCAGGCCCTGCTGTTCCGCTACTTCGGCTCCAAGCAGGAACTGTTCGCGGAGGTGCTCAGTCACAACAGCGAGGCCCTGCTGGACAGCGTCGCCACTCCGGAGTTGCCGAGGCGGATACTGGAGAACGTGCTCGCCGACCGTGCCGGTTCCGGAGCCGAACACACGATCGTGACCATGCTGCGTTCGCTCAGCGACGAGCGGGCGGCGCGGGTGCTGCGTGACGAACTCGGCGGTTCCTACGTCGAACGCCTCGCACGGCTCAGCGACGCGGCGGACGCGGACTTGCGCGCGGATCTGGTGCTGGCCTGGCTGTTCGGTATCGGCATGATGCGTTCCGTGCTGGGCAAGGACCCGCTCGCTGAAGCCTCCGACGAGGTGGTCGTCGGGCACGTGACCCGTGCGGTCTCGTTCCTGCTGGAAAAGAGCGCTTCCTCCGAGGAGGAGGACTGA